In Streptomyces sp. NBC_00483, a single window of DNA contains:
- a CDS encoding PRC-barrel domain-containing protein, with product MNENMWGYPPTSNHTTGADLIGFKVEATDGSIGKVDKHSDEVGSAYLVVDTGVWIFGKHVLLPAGTVSRIDTVNRTIHVDRSKAQIKDAPEFDKDKHVGDAGYHDQISTYYGKGRI from the coding sequence GTGAACGAGAACATGTGGGGCTATCCGCCGACGAGCAACCACACCACGGGAGCCGATCTGATCGGCTTCAAGGTGGAGGCCACCGACGGCAGCATCGGCAAGGTCGACAAGCACTCGGACGAGGTCGGCTCCGCCTACCTCGTCGTCGACACCGGCGTGTGGATCTTCGGCAAGCATGTCCTGCTGCCCGCAGGCACAGTGTCCCGGATCGACACGGTCAACAGGACGATTCACGTCGACCGCTCAAAGGCACAGATCAAGGACGCCCCCGAATTCGACAAGGACAAGCACGTCGGAGACGCCGGGTACCACGACCAGATCAGCACCTACTACGGCAAGGGCCGCATCTGA
- a CDS encoding Gfo/Idh/MocA family protein, translated as MTTRIAVIGLGAIATEHLSAYQKNDQAELVAVCDIDPERAKARAEQFDVERATTDVEEILSDPDVDAVSVCVPNTLHAPIAEAALRAGKNVLIEKPMTVTVAEAESLVRAVEETGQALQIGYVRRFAPNALVTKRFLDAGEFGDIYAARATLLRAAGNPGGWFGDVELSGGGPLIDLGVHIIDLCWYLMGRPKAVSASGVTFAPLGARDNIQNLKRYRAASAARPNTVEDYVTAQLRFEDGQVLDVDTSYSLHARNEISVRIHGDKGGAEIEPELLMLTERHDTLLHVRPQIDSLGFDFKVGFANQIDHFLRICRGEIPADATAEQGLEMARMLSAVYESAKSGAEVKIER; from the coding sequence ATGACGACCCGTATCGCAGTGATCGGCCTCGGGGCCATCGCCACCGAGCACTTGAGTGCCTACCAGAAGAACGACCAGGCCGAGCTGGTCGCCGTGTGCGACATCGACCCGGAGCGGGCAAAGGCCCGGGCCGAGCAGTTCGACGTGGAGCGGGCCACGACCGACGTCGAGGAGATCCTCTCCGACCCGGACGTGGACGCCGTGAGTGTCTGCGTGCCGAACACCCTGCATGCCCCCATCGCCGAAGCGGCGCTGCGGGCCGGGAAGAACGTACTGATCGAGAAGCCGATGACGGTCACCGTCGCCGAGGCCGAGTCGCTGGTCCGGGCCGTCGAGGAGACCGGACAGGCACTACAGATCGGCTACGTACGCCGGTTCGCGCCGAACGCGCTGGTGACGAAGCGGTTCCTGGACGCGGGCGAGTTCGGTGACATCTACGCCGCACGCGCCACGCTGCTGCGCGCCGCCGGGAACCCGGGTGGGTGGTTCGGCGACGTGGAGCTGTCGGGCGGCGGTCCGCTGATCGACCTGGGCGTCCACATCATCGACCTGTGCTGGTACCTGATGGGCAGGCCGAAGGCGGTGTCCGCGTCCGGTGTCACGTTCGCGCCGCTGGGTGCGCGCGACAACATTCAGAACCTCAAGCGGTACCGCGCCGCATCGGCGGCCCGGCCCAACACCGTGGAGGACTACGTCACCGCGCAGCTCCGCTTCGAGGACGGTCAGGTGCTCGATGTGGACACGTCGTACTCGCTGCACGCGCGCAACGAGATCAGTGTGCGCATCCACGGTGACAAGGGTGGCGCGGAGATCGAGCCCGAACTGCTGATGCTCACCGAGCGGCACGACACACTCCTGCATGTGCGGCCGCAGATCGACTCGCTCGGCTTCGACTTCAAGGTCGGGTTCGCCAACCAGATCGACCACTTCCTGCGGATCTGCCGGGGCGAGATTCCGGCCGATGCCACCGCGGAACAGGGCCTGGAGATGGCCCGCATGCTGAGCGCGGTCTACGAGTCGGCGAAGAGCGGCGCCGAGGTGAAGATCGAGCGCTGA
- a CDS encoding spermidine synthase — translation MSTRFQEIDWRPTPLGDISLRRRRDPATGEDVYEVKLGEEFLMSSLFTAAEIELARLGLGVLADTELDVAVGGLGLGYTAGAALDDPRVRSVTVIEALGEVIDWHRRGYVPLGSRLTSDDRCRLVEGDFFARVAEGGGLDPSEPDRRFHAILLDVDHSPRHVLHPRNAALYRPDGLRALAQLLVPDGVFALWSNDPPDREFEAALEEVFSSVRSHVVEFANPLQGGSSTNTVYVAR, via the coding sequence ATGAGTACTCGTTTTCAGGAGATCGACTGGCGTCCCACGCCCCTGGGTGACATCAGCCTGCGCCGCAGAAGGGACCCGGCCACTGGTGAGGACGTGTACGAGGTGAAGCTGGGGGAGGAGTTCCTGATGTCGAGCCTCTTCACCGCGGCCGAGATCGAGCTTGCCCGGCTCGGCCTCGGCGTCCTTGCGGACACGGAGCTGGATGTCGCCGTGGGCGGTCTCGGCCTCGGATACACGGCTGGGGCCGCACTCGACGATCCGCGGGTGCGTTCGGTGACGGTGATCGAGGCGCTGGGAGAGGTGATCGATTGGCATCGGCGCGGGTACGTGCCACTGGGCAGTCGTCTCACGTCGGACGACCGGTGTCGGCTGGTCGAGGGCGACTTCTTCGCGAGGGTCGCCGAGGGCGGTGGCCTGGACCCGAGTGAACCGGACCGCCGCTTCCACGCCATCCTGCTCGACGTGGACCATTCTCCCCGGCACGTGCTGCATCCCCGGAACGCGGCCCTCTATCGGCCCGACGGGCTGCGCGCGCTTGCTCAACTGCTCGTTCCGGACGGTGTGTTCGCCCTCTGGTCGAACGACCCGCCGGACCGGGAGTTCGAAGCCGCGCTCGAGGAGGTCTTCTCGAGCGTGCGGAGCCACGTCGTGGAGTTTGCCAACCCCCTGCAAGGTGGGTCGTCCACCAACACGGTATACGTGGCGCGGTAG
- a CDS encoding carbohydrate ABC transporter permease produces the protein MNRSLATGTVDAPERQGSRPSVPSPESERLLRRKRRTTLTRPWLLLAPSLVVLAGLLLWPMIQVGILSLQDYEVKFGGGVATFTGFDHYVELLSGDLLWKTVLPNTAFFAVACVGLTVVLGTAIALLLARLGPVWRTICSTAIMAAWAMPAVTGTYVWIWLFQPGDGLFSALVGGSDSSNWFTDRLSFYAIGTLNVVHHGFPFVAITVFAGLLTIPKELYEAAMLDGANAWQRFWKVTVPAIKPVFLVVTILSTIWDFKVFTQIFLMPGGQGQNEQVENLGVYSYLEAFAKEDYGTGAAAAVLLTLLLLVITIIYIRTLFRQGEEDL, from the coding sequence ATGAACCGCTCGCTCGCCACCGGGACCGTGGATGCCCCGGAGCGCCAGGGCAGCCGGCCGTCCGTGCCCTCGCCCGAGTCCGAACGCCTGCTGAGGCGTAAGCGCCGGACCACCCTCACCCGGCCCTGGCTGCTGCTCGCCCCCTCCCTCGTCGTCCTCGCAGGACTGCTGCTCTGGCCGATGATCCAGGTCGGGATCCTGTCGCTGCAGGACTACGAGGTGAAGTTCGGCGGCGGCGTCGCCACCTTCACCGGCTTCGACCACTACGTCGAACTCCTCAGCGGCGATCTGCTCTGGAAGACGGTGCTGCCCAACACCGCGTTCTTCGCGGTGGCCTGTGTCGGCCTGACGGTGGTGCTCGGCACCGCGATCGCTCTGCTCCTGGCCAGGCTCGGCCCGGTCTGGCGGACCATCTGCTCCACCGCGATCATGGCTGCCTGGGCGATGCCCGCGGTGACCGGTACCTACGTGTGGATCTGGCTCTTCCAGCCGGGCGACGGCCTGTTCAGCGCTCTGGTGGGCGGCTCCGACTCCAGCAACTGGTTCACCGACCGCCTCTCCTTCTACGCCATCGGGACCCTCAACGTGGTCCACCACGGCTTCCCGTTCGTCGCGATCACCGTCTTCGCCGGACTCCTGACCATTCCCAAGGAGCTCTACGAAGCGGCGATGCTGGACGGCGCGAACGCCTGGCAGCGGTTCTGGAAGGTCACCGTGCCAGCCATCAAGCCGGTGTTCCTCGTGGTGACGATCCTGTCGACCATCTGGGACTTCAAGGTCTTCACGCAGATCTTCCTGATGCCCGGAGGCCAGGGCCAGAACGAGCAGGTCGAGAACCTCGGCGTCTACTCGTACCTCGAAGCCTTCGCCAAGGAAGACTATGGGACGGGCGCCGCAGCGGCGGTCCTGCTCACCCTCCTCCTTCTCGTGATCACCATCATCTACATCCGCACCCTGTTCAGGCAGGGGGAGGAGGACCTGTGA
- a CDS encoding aldo/keto reductase codes for METTNVKNGTSTTATHAPYTRVLGRSGIEVSALGFGCWAIGGPWQGLGGEPLGWGEVDDAESVRAVRRALDLGVTFFDTADAYGTGHSERVLGRALGKRRADVVVATKWGNLFDEESRVRTGGDDSPAYVRRALTASLARLGTDYVDLYQLHLSDADPERAALLRDACEDLVGEGLIRAYAWSTDDPERAAVFAAGPHCAAVQHRCNVLQDAPEMLALCEEFDLASINRSPLAMGLLTGKFVPGNTLATTDIRSAPPAWLPGFAVGGGVDPEWLSRVEAVRSVLTSRGRTLAQGALAWLWARSPRTVPIPGFRTVAQAEENAGAMEFGPLSAGELAEIDRAMVSRSS; via the coding sequence ATGGAGACGACCAACGTGAAGAACGGGACGAGCACCACCGCGACGCACGCGCCGTACACCAGGGTCCTTGGACGCAGCGGGATCGAGGTCAGCGCGCTCGGTTTTGGCTGCTGGGCCATCGGCGGGCCCTGGCAGGGGCTTGGCGGGGAGCCGCTCGGCTGGGGCGAGGTCGATGATGCGGAGTCCGTGCGTGCCGTGCGCCGTGCGCTGGATCTCGGCGTGACCTTCTTCGACACCGCCGACGCGTACGGGACCGGGCACAGCGAGCGCGTGCTGGGGCGGGCGCTGGGCAAGCGACGGGCGGATGTCGTCGTGGCCACCAAGTGGGGCAACCTCTTCGACGAGGAGAGCAGGGTCCGCACGGGCGGCGACGACTCACCGGCGTACGTACGGCGCGCGTTGACCGCGTCGCTGGCCCGGCTGGGTACCGATTACGTGGACCTGTACCAGCTGCATCTGTCGGACGCTGATCCCGAGCGGGCCGCGCTGCTGCGGGACGCCTGCGAGGACCTCGTGGGGGAGGGGCTGATCCGGGCGTACGCGTGGAGCACCGATGACCCGGAGCGCGCGGCTGTCTTCGCCGCGGGCCCCCACTGCGCGGCCGTGCAGCACCGCTGCAACGTCTTGCAGGATGCGCCCGAAATGCTCGCCCTGTGCGAGGAGTTCGACCTCGCGAGCATCAACCGCAGCCCGCTCGCGATGGGCCTGCTGACGGGGAAGTTCGTGCCGGGCAACACGCTCGCGACCACGGACATCCGCAGCGCTCCGCCTGCCTGGCTGCCGGGGTTCGCGGTGGGTGGCGGCGTCGATCCGGAGTGGCTGTCGCGTGTGGAGGCGGTGCGGTCCGTCCTCACGAGCCGCGGCCGTACCCTCGCTCAGGGGGCGCTGGCTTGGTTGTGGGCGCGCAGTCCGCGCACGGTGCCGATCCCCGGATTCCGGACGGTTGCCCAGGCGGAGGAGAACGCCGGGGCGATGGAGTTCGGACCACTGTCGGCGGGCGAGCTCGCCGAGATCGATCGTGCCATGGTCTCGCGCAGCTCATGA
- a CDS encoding carbohydrate ABC transporter permease: MPATTRSSLGSKVGLPAAVAALLIFALFPIYWMVSTALDPSAQSRGANLLPGGFTFDHFSTVFERGNFGTYLVNSAIVGLGTVVVSAALALFAAVAVARFKFKFRTSVLVMVLIVQMVPLEALVIPLFIQMRDYDMLNSLLGLTIVYTALSLPFAIWTLRGFVQTVPKEIEEAAYIDGCSWWRMFRSVLLPLVAPGLVATSIFAFITAWNEFVFAYTFMKSSDKYTAAVGIFQFFGENTTSWGPVMASSTLVTVPVLIFFVAVQHRLASGLAAGAVKG, encoded by the coding sequence ATGCCCGCCACGACGCGGTCCTCCCTCGGCTCCAAGGTCGGTCTGCCGGCAGCCGTCGCCGCACTCCTGATCTTCGCCCTCTTCCCGATCTACTGGATGGTCTCGACGGCTCTGGACCCGAGCGCCCAGAGCCGCGGAGCGAACCTCCTCCCCGGCGGCTTCACCTTCGACCACTTCAGTACGGTCTTCGAACGCGGCAACTTCGGTACGTACCTGGTGAATTCGGCGATCGTCGGCCTGGGTACGGTCGTGGTATCGGCGGCCCTCGCGCTGTTCGCGGCTGTCGCGGTCGCCCGCTTCAAGTTCAAGTTCCGCACATCCGTGCTGGTCATGGTCCTGATCGTGCAGATGGTGCCGCTCGAGGCGCTCGTCATCCCGCTGTTCATCCAGATGCGCGACTACGACATGCTCAACAGCCTCCTCGGCCTGACCATCGTCTACACCGCGCTCTCGCTGCCCTTCGCGATCTGGACCCTGCGCGGCTTCGTGCAGACCGTGCCCAAGGAGATCGAAGAGGCGGCGTACATCGACGGCTGCTCCTGGTGGCGGATGTTCCGCTCCGTACTGCTGCCGCTGGTCGCGCCCGGGCTCGTCGCCACGTCGATCTTCGCGTTCATCACCGCGTGGAACGAGTTCGTCTTCGCGTACACCTTCATGAAGAGCAGCGACAAGTACACGGCCGCGGTCGGCATCTTCCAGTTCTTCGGTGAGAACACCACCAGCTGGGGCCCGGTCATGGCCAGCTCCACGCTGGTCACGGTGCCGGTTCTGATCTTCTTCGTGGCGGTCCAGCACCGGCTCGCCTCCGGCCTTGCGGCAGGAGCGGTCAAGGGCTGA
- the murJ gene encoding murein biosynthesis integral membrane protein MurJ yields the protein MVEGANSAAQTMPQEQQNRGRHAVRPKKDKGGLARSSLLMAVGTVVSRATGLIRQVLQAAALGTGLLASTYNTANTVPTSLYTLLIGGALNAVLVPQLVRARATQPDGGRAYEQRLVTLVVCVLGVGTALAVWAAPQIVGLYMRDTPDSHEAFELTVTFARFLLPQIFFYGLFSIYGQVLNAREKFGAMMWTPVLNNVVLVGMFAAYLGLMTVPDRVEDITADQVLLLGIGTTAGIAVQALALIPFARAAGFRFRPRFDWRGTGLGKSVHAAKWTLLFVLANQVALTVVTNYANAADQELPQAGAGYSAYTYAQTIWMLPQSIVTVSLVTALLPRMSRAVAEGRIPDLRADLSRALRISGVVIVPAAFLFLALGPQISSLLFAHGAADADSARPLGYMLQAFGLGLIPFSAQYLLLRGFYASEDTRTPFLMAAWIAGVNIALATACHVLLPARWAVVGMAGAYTLSYVAGLALTAHLLRRRLGDRIDDGDLRRTYVKLFCAAGPAAGLGWAAARACAGLGSGTWPTAVALATGALATAVGYLLLARLMKVNELRRLPGMR from the coding sequence ATGGTTGAGGGGGCGAACTCCGCGGCGCAGACCATGCCGCAGGAGCAGCAGAACAGGGGACGGCATGCCGTCCGACCGAAGAAGGACAAGGGCGGGCTGGCTCGTTCGTCGTTGCTGATGGCTGTCGGCACGGTGGTGTCACGGGCAACGGGACTGATCCGTCAGGTACTTCAGGCCGCAGCGCTCGGCACGGGTCTGCTGGCCAGTACGTACAACACGGCGAACACCGTGCCGACGAGTCTGTACACGCTGCTGATCGGTGGCGCGCTCAACGCCGTGTTGGTGCCGCAGCTGGTTCGGGCCAGGGCAACGCAGCCTGATGGCGGACGCGCTTACGAGCAGCGTCTGGTCACGCTCGTGGTCTGTGTGCTGGGTGTGGGGACGGCGCTGGCGGTGTGGGCGGCGCCGCAGATCGTGGGCCTGTACATGCGGGACACCCCGGACAGTCACGAGGCGTTCGAGCTGACGGTGACGTTCGCGCGGTTCCTGTTGCCGCAGATCTTCTTCTATGGGCTCTTCAGCATCTACGGGCAGGTGTTGAACGCCCGCGAGAAGTTCGGCGCGATGATGTGGACGCCGGTGCTGAACAACGTCGTGCTGGTCGGCATGTTCGCCGCCTATCTGGGGCTGATGACGGTTCCCGACCGGGTGGAGGACATCACCGCCGACCAGGTGCTGTTGCTGGGGATCGGGACGACGGCAGGCATCGCCGTGCAGGCCTTGGCGCTGATCCCGTTCGCGCGGGCGGCCGGTTTCCGTTTCCGCCCGCGGTTCGACTGGCGCGGCACGGGCCTGGGCAAGAGCGTTCACGCGGCGAAGTGGACGCTGCTGTTCGTCCTGGCCAACCAGGTCGCCCTGACGGTGGTCACGAATTACGCCAACGCCGCCGACCAGGAGCTGCCGCAGGCCGGCGCGGGCTACTCGGCGTACACCTACGCGCAGACCATCTGGATGCTGCCGCAGTCGATCGTGACCGTGTCCCTGGTGACGGCCTTGCTGCCGCGCATGAGCCGCGCCGTCGCTGAGGGACGCATCCCGGATCTGCGCGCGGACCTGTCCCGGGCGCTGCGGATCAGCGGCGTGGTCATCGTGCCCGCCGCGTTCCTCTTCCTCGCTCTGGGGCCACAGATCTCCTCGCTGCTGTTCGCCCACGGCGCGGCGGACGCCGACTCGGCCCGCCCACTGGGGTACATGCTGCAGGCCTTCGGACTCGGCCTCATCCCCTTCTCCGCCCAGTACCTCCTGCTGCGCGGCTTCTACGCCAGCGAGGACACCCGCACCCCGTTCCTCATGGCCGCCTGGATCGCGGGCGTGAACATCGCCCTGGCCACCGCCTGTCATGTGCTCCTGCCCGCCCGCTGGGCGGTCGTCGGCATGGCCGGCGCCTACACCCTCTCCTACGTGGCCGGTCTCGCACTCACCGCGCATCTGCTGCGCAGGAGACTTGGGGACCGCATCGACGACGGCGACCTGCGCCGCACCTACGTGAAACTGTTCTGCGCCGCGGGACCGGCCGCAGGACTGGGCTGGGCCGCAGCGCGTGCGTGTGCGGGCCTGGGAAGCGGAACGTGGCCCACGGCCGTCGCACTGGCTACCGGGGCGCTGGCGACAGCCGTGGGGTACCTCCTCCTCGCCCGGCTGATGAAGGTCAACGAGCTGCGTCGCCTGCCCGGGATGCGCTGA
- a CDS encoding sugar phosphate isomerase/epimerase family protein translates to MKLGVSSYCFRQLLSSGEMDLIGVLDWVAASRAGHIEIAATDGAYYLENERVVRDTAKHAEEVGVPIVNYLVSGDLREGDGKEVDLLRRQLDVAQRFGAGIFRHDVAPWAWRERDPGEFESTFEKVVEGCRAVADHAAELGMVSTIENHGFFMNGSDRLARLVHAVDRPNFRVTLDLGNGLCVGEVPGKTAAGLIDVAASIGVKDFHIRRSAGEGWLKTLAGDYLLGTVSGHGDVDLPGLLALVATKPDVPVSLEFEGMEAPLPAIEHSLANILRLTEGVA, encoded by the coding sequence GTGAAGCTCGGAGTCAGTTCGTACTGCTTCCGCCAGCTCCTGAGCAGCGGCGAGATGGACCTGATCGGTGTTCTGGACTGGGTCGCGGCCTCGCGGGCCGGGCACATCGAGATCGCCGCGACGGACGGGGCGTACTACCTGGAGAACGAACGCGTCGTACGTGACACGGCGAAGCATGCCGAGGAAGTCGGCGTACCGATCGTCAATTACCTGGTGAGCGGCGATCTGAGGGAGGGCGACGGCAAGGAAGTCGACCTGCTGCGGCGGCAGTTGGACGTCGCGCAGCGCTTCGGCGCCGGGATCTTCCGGCACGACGTCGCACCGTGGGCATGGCGTGAGCGGGACCCGGGGGAGTTCGAGTCGACCTTCGAGAAGGTCGTCGAAGGCTGCCGCGCGGTCGCCGACCACGCGGCGGAGCTCGGCATGGTGTCGACCATCGAGAACCACGGCTTCTTCATGAACGGCAGCGACCGTCTCGCCCGGCTCGTGCACGCCGTGGACCGTCCGAACTTCCGCGTCACGCTCGACCTCGGCAACGGCCTGTGCGTCGGCGAGGTACCGGGGAAGACCGCCGCCGGCCTGATCGACGTGGCGGCGTCCATCGGCGTGAAGGACTTCCACATTCGCCGCTCCGCGGGGGAGGGCTGGCTGAAGACGCTCGCCGGCGACTACCTCCTCGGCACCGTCTCGGGCCACGGCGACGTCGATCTGCCCGGCCTCCTTGCCCTGGTCGCCACGAAGCCCGACGTGCCGGTGAGCCTGGAATTCGAGGGCATGGAAGCGCCACTGCCCGCCATCGAGCACTCCCTTGCGAACATTCTTCGACTGACGGAAGGCGTGGCCTGA
- a CDS encoding IS110 family transposase: MFDTSDVGVFLGLDVGKSTHHGHGLTPAGKKVYDKPLPNREPNLRAVFDKLAAKFGTVLVIVDQPASIGALPLTVARNAGCKVAYLPGLAMRRIADLYPGEAKTDAKDAAVIADAARTMPHTLRSLELTDEITAELTVLVGFDQDLAAEATRTSNRIRGLLTQFHPSLERVLGPRLDHQAIPWLLERYGSPATLRKAGRRKLVEVIRPKAPRMAARLIDDVFDALDEQTVVVPGTGTLDIVIPSLARQLATVHDQRRALEAQINTLLEQHPLSQVLTSMPGIAVRTAAVLLVTVGDGTSFPTAAHLASYAGLAPTTKSSGTSIHGEHAPRGGNRQLKRAMFLSAFAALHDSTSRTYYDKCRARGKTHTQALLRLARHRISVLFAMLRDGTFYEHRTPRLA, encoded by the coding sequence ATGTTCGACACCAGCGACGTCGGCGTGTTCCTCGGCCTGGACGTCGGCAAGAGCACTCACCACGGCCACGGGCTCACCCCGGCCGGCAAGAAGGTCTACGACAAGCCACTGCCCAACCGCGAGCCGAACCTGAGGGCCGTCTTCGACAAGCTGGCCGCCAAGTTCGGCACCGTGCTGGTGATCGTGGACCAGCCCGCCTCGATCGGCGCTCTACCGCTGACCGTCGCGAGAAACGCGGGCTGCAAGGTCGCCTACCTGCCGGGACTCGCGATGCGCCGAATCGCCGACCTCTACCCCGGCGAGGCGAAGACCGACGCAAAGGACGCCGCGGTCATCGCCGACGCGGCCCGCACCATGCCGCACACCCTGCGCTCGCTGGAGCTCACCGACGAGATCACCGCCGAGCTGACCGTGCTGGTCGGCTTCGACCAGGACCTCGCGGCCGAGGCCACCCGCACCAGCAACCGGATACGCGGCCTGCTCACCCAGTTCCACCCCAGCCTGGAACGCGTCCTCGGACCCCGGCTCGACCACCAGGCCATCCCCTGGCTCCTGGAACGCTACGGATCCCCGGCCACCCTGCGAAAAGCCGGACGCCGCAAGCTCGTTGAAGTGATCCGGCCCAAGGCCCCGCGGATGGCCGCCCGGCTGATCGACGACGTCTTCGACGCGCTCGACGAGCAGACCGTGGTGGTCCCCGGAACCGGCACGCTCGACATCGTCATCCCCTCCCTGGCCCGGCAACTCGCAACCGTCCACGACCAACGCCGCGCCCTGGAAGCCCAGATCAACACCCTGCTGGAACAACACCCTCTTTCCCAGGTCCTGACCTCGATGCCGGGGATCGCAGTCAGGACCGCCGCAGTCTTGCTGGTCACCGTCGGCGACGGCACCAGCTTCCCCACCGCCGCCCACCTCGCCTCCTACGCCGGCCTCGCACCGACCACGAAGTCGTCCGGGACCTCCATCCACGGCGAACACGCACCACGCGGCGGAAACCGCCAGCTCAAGAGAGCCATGTTCCTCTCCGCGTTCGCGGCCCTGCACGACTCCACCTCCCGCACCTACTACGACAAGTGCCGGGCCAGAGGAAAGACCCACACCCAGGCCCTCCTCCGCCTCGCCCGCCACCGCATCAGCGTGCTCTTCGCCATGCTCCGCGACGGCACCTTCTACGAACACCGAACCCCACGCCTCGCTTGA
- a CDS encoding sugar ABC transporter substrate-binding protein, producing MNRRVIAATSTALALGLTATACGGGGSEADGGTDGKGRTLSVWVMEGTNPDAKPFFKEASAAFEKKTGAKVKVEYQQWASAQRKFTTAIEGGADQVPDVAEVGTTWVPGFADKGALVDVSKEVEKAGLSDDLVPALKDAGTLDGKQYGMPWYAGVRSIVYRKDIFKKHNIKPPTNWKELRSAAKTLKKDEPKMIAFPVASGAEMFTTPFIWGAGGELAVEKGGKWKSAINSKKSVEGITAYTDLALKDKVSPAKVNTWTEKEVGDAWNKGEVAMSLSGNWTPKAFAEANPDLKGNLGAIPIPGQNGGMSPSFLGGSYLSAFKTDKQALSWEFIKLLTTGKFAKKWAEQSSYLPPTNSDLDKMPDKDDALVKPFVKQFKDGGASVPKAKSYTEIQATQVIPKMVQSILAGKATPQQAADKAAKEMDAIFAQGE from the coding sequence ATGAACCGACGCGTCATCGCAGCCACCAGCACCGCCCTGGCACTGGGGCTCACCGCTACCGCCTGTGGAGGGGGTGGCTCGGAGGCCGACGGCGGGACCGACGGCAAGGGCAGGACGCTCAGCGTGTGGGTCATGGAGGGGACCAACCCCGACGCGAAGCCCTTCTTCAAGGAGGCCTCCGCCGCTTTCGAGAAGAAGACCGGCGCCAAGGTCAAGGTCGAGTACCAGCAGTGGGCCAGCGCCCAGCGGAAGTTCACCACCGCGATCGAGGGCGGTGCCGATCAGGTGCCCGACGTCGCGGAGGTCGGCACCACCTGGGTTCCCGGCTTCGCGGACAAGGGGGCGCTCGTCGACGTCTCCAAGGAGGTCGAGAAGGCCGGCCTGTCCGACGACCTCGTCCCCGCCCTCAAGGACGCGGGCACCCTGGACGGCAAGCAGTACGGCATGCCCTGGTACGCGGGAGTCCGCTCGATCGTCTACCGCAAGGACATCTTCAAGAAGCACAACATCAAGCCCCCGACCAACTGGAAGGAGCTGCGCTCGGCCGCCAAGACCCTGAAGAAGGACGAGCCGAAGATGATCGCCTTCCCCGTCGCCAGCGGCGCGGAAATGTTCACAACTCCCTTCATCTGGGGCGCGGGTGGCGAACTCGCCGTGGAAAAGGGCGGTAAGTGGAAGTCGGCCATCAACTCGAAGAAGTCCGTCGAGGGCATCACCGCCTACACCGACCTCGCCCTCAAGGACAAGGTGTCCCCGGCCAAGGTCAACACCTGGACAGAGAAGGAGGTCGGCGACGCCTGGAACAAGGGCGAGGTCGCCATGTCCCTCTCCGGCAACTGGACCCCGAAGGCCTTTGCCGAGGCCAACCCCGACCTCAAGGGCAACCTCGGCGCCATTCCGATCCCCGGCCAGAACGGCGGCATGTCCCCGTCGTTCCTCGGCGGCTCCTACCTCTCCGCGTTCAAGACGGACAAGCAGGCGCTGTCGTGGGAGTTCATCAAGCTCCTCACCACCGGCAAGTTCGCCAAGAAGTGGGCCGAGCAGAGCAGCTACCTGCCGCCCACCAACAGCGACCTCGACAAGATGCCCGACAAGGACGACGCGCTGGTCAAGCCGTTCGTCAAGCAGTTCAAGGACGGCGGCGCGAGCGTGCCCAAGGCCAAGTCGTACACCGAGATCCAGGCCACCCAGGTCATCCCGAAGATGGTCCAGTCGATCCTCGCCGGCAAGGCCACGCCGCAGCAGGCGGCCGACAAGGCGGCCAAGGAAATGGACGCCATCTTCGCGCAGGGCGAGTGA